In Pseudomonadota bacterium, the genomic stretch CGCTGCGGATCGACACCGCGCTGTTCGACGACCTCGTCGCCGCCGAGGAGCACGGCGTGCTCAAGCCGTCCTCGGTCCCGTTCATGGCCGTGGCGCGGCGGTGGGCGATCGACGCCGCGGAGATCGTCGTGGTCGGAGATCGCGAGGATCTCGACGCGACGGCCGCATGGACGGCGGGGATGGAGTTCTTGAAGGTTGGTGGGGACTGGCAGGAAGTATCGAGCGCCATCGAGGCTCGAACGGAACTCGGAGTGACGACATGAGCCGTTACGACATCGCGATCATCGGCATGGGGTGCGTTTTCCCGAAGGCGAACGACGTCGGCCAGTACTGGCGGAACGTCGAGAGCGGCGAGAGCTTCTTCGAGCCCATGCCCGACCGGCTCTGGCACATGAGGAACTTCTATTCCGAGGACCGGAAGCGGACCGACAAGTCGTACACGATGGTCGGCTCGTTCATCGATCCTGTCGAGAATTTCCCGTTCCTCGAGTTCAAGCTGCCGCCGAATACGATGAAGGGGAGCGATCCGGCGCAGATCGCCACGCTCGAGTCGGTGCGACAGGCGCTCGCGGACGCGGGGGTCGCGCCGCGGTCCGAGCAGCTGCACGACGCGGTGACGATCATCGGCGCGAGCGGCGTGGATCAGTTCGCGCACTCGACGGTCGCCCTGAAGCGCCACAACTACCTGCGCGTCCTGCGTCCGCTCCTCGAGGAGCGCGGCGCCTCGAAGGCGACGCTCGACAGGCTCGCGGTCGAGTTCGAGGCCGAGCTCGCGCGGCGGGGCCACGTCTGGCACCCGGCGATCGCGGCGGTCGGCGCCATCACGCCGTCGCTCTCGAACCGAGTGGCCCAGGTGTTCGGCGTGCGCGGCTTCAACATGACCGTGGACGGCGCCTGCGCGTCCTCCTTCGTCGCGCTGAACGTCGCGTGCCATACGCTC encodes the following:
- a CDS encoding HAD family hydrolase, which translates into the protein ELAARAGTTIERAAAWYDGEFLPAFVELLARRATVRPGLGQLLERLRGRGVRTAVVSDFGRVAERLSALRIDTALFDDLVAAEEHGVLKPSSVPFMAVARRWAIDAAEIVVVGDREDLDATAAWTAGMEFLKVGGDWQEVSSAIEARTELGVTT